The Pirellulaceae bacterium genome contains a region encoding:
- a CDS encoding ankyrin repeat domain-containing protein, which produces MDQHLSNSAPLWPHLRTLLLQLSCITIAFVLSSRVARSTDIEAPLADAIEQQNTTKIRELLAKDVDPNAAQVDGMTALHWAVYYDNLSTTKQLVAIKADVNAQNRYGVPPLSLACKNGSLPIVKLLLDAGADPNARLHGGESVLMTAARTGMVGPVRVLIEAGAEVNGSDDSNQTAIMWAAAEGHGEVVQALIDAKADFRASLESGFTPLFFAVREGQSEVITKLLAAGADVNEELRPQNGSRNRRTNALILAVENGHFETAAYLLEAGADPNAAPAGFTALHAINRVRRPLRGDTDPPPVGSGDMNSLNFVRRLIKSGADIDHRYGRTSGKSNRYSGGKAQFGKSGATALLMAARNSDLQLLRLLLDSGANWKIENGDNCSALLIAAGVGALGSGDELPGTEEQVIATVRLFLKLGANINAVADHGETAMHGAAYHERPALVQFLIDNGADISIWNRQNKFGWTPLMIARGHRPGNFRPSPKTIAAIENVMRAKGVEPPPDQPRTKDDKRYR; this is translated from the coding sequence ATGGATCAGCACCTGTCGAATTCAGCCCCTTTATGGCCGCACTTGCGAACTTTACTTCTGCAACTTAGCTGCATCACCATCGCTTTCGTTCTGTCGAGTCGCGTGGCTCGCTCGACTGATATCGAGGCGCCGTTGGCAGATGCGATCGAACAGCAAAACACAACAAAGATTCGCGAGTTGCTCGCCAAAGATGTCGACCCAAATGCCGCTCAAGTTGATGGTATGACGGCACTGCATTGGGCCGTCTACTATGACAATCTATCCACGACAAAGCAGCTTGTGGCAATCAAGGCCGACGTAAACGCGCAGAATCGCTACGGCGTTCCTCCGCTCTCACTCGCTTGTAAAAATGGTAGCCTGCCAATCGTCAAACTACTGCTGGATGCAGGCGCGGACCCAAATGCAAGGCTGCACGGCGGCGAATCGGTTCTGATGACAGCCGCTCGAACAGGTATGGTCGGCCCCGTACGCGTGCTGATTGAAGCGGGCGCCGAAGTCAACGGAAGTGACGACAGCAACCAAACTGCCATTATGTGGGCAGCCGCGGAGGGACATGGCGAGGTGGTCCAAGCCTTAATTGACGCAAAGGCTGACTTCCGCGCTTCGCTGGAGTCCGGATTCACTCCGCTGTTCTTCGCTGTGCGGGAAGGGCAGTCGGAAGTCATCACAAAGCTGCTGGCGGCAGGCGCGGACGTGAATGAAGAACTGCGTCCCCAAAACGGAAGTCGCAACCGGCGAACCAACGCCTTGATCCTAGCCGTCGAAAATGGTCATTTTGAAACGGCAGCTTACCTGCTGGAAGCCGGTGCAGATCCAAATGCTGCACCCGCCGGATTCACCGCATTGCACGCCATCAATCGGGTCCGCAGGCCGCTGCGTGGCGACACCGATCCGCCACCCGTCGGTTCCGGAGACATGAACAGCCTGAATTTCGTGCGTCGCCTCATAAAGTCCGGAGCCGATATCGATCATCGCTATGGTCGCACCTCTGGCAAGAGCAACCGATATTCAGGTGGAAAGGCTCAATTCGGAAAATCGGGTGCCACCGCGCTGCTGATGGCGGCTCGTAATTCAGATCTACAGCTTTTGAGACTCTTGTTGGATTCCGGCGCAAATTGGAAGATCGAAAACGGAGACAACTGCTCTGCGTTGTTAATTGCCGCGGGTGTTGGAGCACTTGGCAGTGGTGATGAACTTCCGGGTACAGAAGAGCAAGTGATTGCCACGGTTCGACTGTTTCTAAAACTCGGTGCCAACATTAACGCAGTCGCTGACCATGGAGAGACCGCCATGCACGGTGCCGCTTACCACGAACGTCCCGCGCTTGTCCAATTTCTGATCGACAACGGAGCCGATATCAGCATCTGGAACCGCCAGAACAAGTTCGGCTGGACTCCCTTGATGATCGCGCGCGGTCACCGGCCGGGTAACTTCCGGCCTTCTCCGAAAACCATCGCCGCAATTGAAAACGTCATGCGCGCGAAAGGAGTTGAGCCGCCACCAGACCAGCCGCGAACCAAGGATGACAAACGGTATCGCTAA
- a CDS encoding DUF1552 domain-containing protein, which produces MMVTKKALPRRTFLRGVGASVALPLLDAMIPSMTAMADTPASPTRLRRLGFVYMPMGCDHSRWTLSGDTLEELSPTLSPLENVRQQVSAVTNLELRNAYPGTHATSNAAFLSAATAKRTESTDYHLGTTVDQIAAQQIGQQTQLPSLELAMDLVSMVGQCDNGYACVYQNNLSWSSPTTPLPSEAHPRLVFEMMFGEGGSSAERQAAIRKRASLLDSITKEIRRLELTLGPNDRNRVREYLDAVREVERRIQQSEDSSIENPLPDLDRPKGVPASYADHARLMFDLQRLALQGDITRVISFQLARETSNRSYPEIGISEGHHPLTHHGNDPDKIAKVAKINQFHISLFANFLEQLQGTPEANGSLLDHVLYLYGSGMGNPNVHDHVNLPILVAGGAAGKMRGGRHIRYDKPTPLANLHLTLLDKVGVKLDSFADSNGTVDELFAPLNM; this is translated from the coding sequence ATGATGGTGACCAAAAAAGCACTGCCGCGCAGAACTTTTCTTCGTGGAGTGGGCGCATCCGTCGCACTCCCCCTCTTGGACGCGATGATCCCGTCGATGACGGCGATGGCCGATACGCCAGCCAGCCCAACCCGACTCAGGCGGCTCGGTTTCGTTTACATGCCGATGGGCTGCGATCACTCTCGCTGGACGCTTTCAGGTGACACCTTAGAGGAACTCAGTCCCACGCTGAGTCCGCTGGAAAATGTTCGGCAGCAAGTGTCTGCGGTCACGAATCTAGAATTGAGGAATGCCTATCCCGGTACCCACGCGACATCCAACGCAGCGTTTCTCAGCGCGGCAACGGCGAAACGTACCGAGAGCACCGACTATCACCTGGGGACGACGGTCGACCAGATTGCCGCACAACAGATCGGTCAACAAACGCAGCTTCCATCGCTGGAACTGGCGATGGACTTGGTGTCGATGGTCGGTCAATGTGACAACGGTTACGCCTGTGTGTATCAAAACAATCTTTCCTGGTCATCGCCCACAACCCCGCTGCCGAGTGAAGCACACCCACGACTCGTCTTTGAAATGATGTTTGGAGAAGGGGGAAGCAGTGCTGAGCGCCAAGCGGCTATTCGAAAACGAGCAAGTTTGCTCGATTCAATCACCAAAGAAATCCGTCGACTTGAACTTACCTTGGGACCGAACGATCGCAATCGCGTCAGAGAATACTTGGACGCAGTCCGCGAGGTGGAACGACGAATCCAACAGTCCGAGGACAGCTCGATAGAAAATCCGCTCCCGGATTTAGATCGTCCCAAGGGTGTCCCCGCTTCCTACGCGGACCATGCACGACTGATGTTCGATCTTCAACGACTCGCACTGCAAGGCGACATCACCCGTGTCATCAGTTTCCAACTGGCGCGAGAGACCAGTAATCGTTCCTATCCAGAGATCGGCATTTCCGAGGGACATCATCCGCTCACGCACCATGGCAACGACCCGGACAAAATTGCGAAGGTCGCGAAGATCAATCAATTTCACATTTCACTGTTTGCAAACTTCCTCGAACAACTCCAAGGAACACCCGAAGCGAACGGCTCACTGCTGGATCACGTCCTGTACTTGTACGGCAGCGGCATGGGCAACCCCAACGTTCATGACCACGTCAACCTACCCATCCTTGTCGCGGGTGGTGCTGCTGGCAAGATGCGTGGGGGGCGGCACATTCGCTACGACAAACCAACTCCCTTGGCTAACCTGCATCTGACGCTACTCGACAAAGTGGGTGTCAAACTGGACTCGTTCGCCGACAGCAATGGAACCGTTGACGAACTGTTTGCTCCTCTCAATATGTAG
- a CDS encoding DUF1592 domain-containing protein, giving the protein MFTKLEATSISLQRAPMTKLALTTLVAFLLLAEVCRAAEESAPALQNFLESHCLDCHDDLTTTANLSLQQLDFANLSQSPDIWERVLRRVERREMPPLDVPRPKEDDYDAVVAELKRRLNRRAESHLKPGRTDTFRRMTRTEYGNAIRDLLSLQIDVSTLLPADEASHGFDNVTVGNLSPTLLNRYIIAAEKISKLAVGGAMQSPSGYTIRMRPDITQEEHVEGLPIGTRGGLTFDYTFPRDGIYEFQIRLMRDRNEHVEGLTRKHQLEVLLDRKKVKSFTLRPPKSNADHANADGHLQVRLPVPAGPHAVGATFFNQTSSLLESKRQPYQAHFNFYRHPRLSPAIYELSITGPHESNGPGNTPSRDRIFFCRPVASEEEERCAQKILHVLLRRAFRRPVTDDDFQQPLEFYRTARVDGDFEDGIQAALTAILTNPHFLFRVERDPPDIPPQTPYVVSQLELASRLSFFLWSSLPDDELIDLAVRNKLADPNVLETQVRRMLRDDKSDSLITNFANQWLYLKNLDALTPDLRTFPDFDDNLRQAFQKETELFFESILREDRSVLDLIDADYTFLNERLAKHYDIPHVYGSRFRRVSLRQNEPRGGLLRQGSILMATSYATRTSPVIRGKWILENLLGSPPPPPPDEVPSLADNTVASHLPIRERLSEHRADAACASCHNLIDPIGFALENFDAVGRWRDFEAGVVVDASGGLPDGSQFDGVEGLEQGLLKRPKIFVGTLVEKLLTYALGRAVEPGDSPAIRRILQSAEADRYKFSSLIVGIANSTPFRMRMSQ; this is encoded by the coding sequence ATGTTTACCAAGCTAGAAGCAACCAGCATTTCACTCCAAAGGGCTCCAATGACCAAGCTGGCATTGACGACGTTGGTCGCTTTTTTACTCTTGGCCGAAGTTTGTCGTGCTGCGGAGGAATCGGCCCCCGCACTTCAAAATTTCCTCGAATCTCATTGCCTCGATTGCCACGACGATCTCACAACAACGGCAAATCTTTCTCTGCAACAACTCGATTTTGCAAACCTTTCGCAATCCCCCGACATCTGGGAACGTGTTCTTCGACGAGTGGAACGACGGGAGATGCCGCCGCTTGACGTGCCGCGTCCCAAGGAAGACGACTACGATGCGGTTGTCGCCGAGTTGAAGCGGCGTCTCAATCGCAGAGCAGAGTCCCATCTTAAGCCGGGCCGCACCGACACGTTTCGCCGCATGACTCGTACGGAGTACGGCAATGCGATTCGGGACCTACTCTCACTCCAGATCGATGTTTCAACCCTGCTACCCGCTGATGAAGCGAGCCACGGCTTTGACAATGTGACGGTTGGCAATCTTTCGCCAACATTACTTAATCGGTACATCATTGCCGCAGAAAAGATCAGCAAGTTGGCGGTGGGCGGCGCGATGCAATCGCCGAGCGGTTACACAATTCGGATGCGACCGGACATCACACAAGAAGAACATGTGGAGGGGCTTCCGATCGGAACTCGCGGTGGACTTACATTTGATTATACGTTCCCGCGCGATGGAATCTACGAATTTCAAATCCGCCTGATGAGAGATCGCAACGAACACGTCGAAGGGTTGACTCGCAAGCATCAGTTGGAGGTCCTACTTGATCGAAAAAAGGTGAAATCGTTCACACTGCGCCCACCGAAATCCAATGCCGATCATGCGAATGCTGACGGACATCTTCAGGTTCGCCTTCCTGTACCAGCGGGACCGCACGCTGTGGGAGCGACGTTCTTCAATCAAACATCCTCGTTGCTCGAGTCGAAACGCCAGCCCTACCAGGCACATTTCAACTTCTATCGACATCCCCGCTTGTCGCCAGCTATTTATGAGCTGTCAATCACCGGGCCCCACGAGTCCAACGGTCCGGGCAACACACCTAGCCGTGACCGTATCTTCTTCTGTCGGCCTGTCGCTTCCGAAGAGGAGGAGAGATGTGCACAAAAGATCCTTCATGTATTGTTGCGACGAGCCTTCCGCCGACCCGTCACCGATGACGACTTTCAGCAGCCACTCGAGTTTTATCGAACGGCTCGAGTTGATGGCGATTTCGAGGATGGAATCCAGGCTGCGTTGACCGCGATTCTAACCAACCCACACTTTCTCTTTCGAGTCGAGCGCGACCCGCCCGACATTCCGCCGCAGACACCTTACGTCGTCAGCCAACTTGAGCTCGCGTCGCGATTATCATTTTTTCTCTGGAGCAGTCTGCCGGATGACGAACTGATCGATTTGGCGGTACGAAACAAGTTAGCGGACCCGAACGTGCTAGAAACACAAGTACGTCGCATGCTGCGTGACGACAAGTCAGATTCACTGATCACAAACTTCGCCAACCAGTGGCTCTACCTGAAAAACTTAGACGCCTTGACTCCAGACCTGCGGACCTTCCCTGACTTCGATGATAATTTGAGACAAGCATTCCAGAAGGAAACCGAGTTGTTCTTTGAAAGTATCCTCCGTGAAGACCGCAGCGTACTGGACTTGATCGATGCCGACTACACATTCTTGAACGAACGACTGGCCAAACACTACGACATCCCACATGTCTACGGCAGTCGCTTTCGTCGCGTGTCACTCAGGCAGAACGAGCCACGCGGCGGTCTTCTCCGTCAGGGAAGTATTCTCATGGCAACTTCCTATGCGACACGGACCTCACCCGTGATTCGCGGAAAATGGATTCTCGAAAATTTGCTCGGTTCGCCGCCCCCACCCCCCCCCGATGAAGTGCCGTCGCTAGCGGACAACACGGTCGCTTCCCATTTGCCAATCCGTGAACGACTCAGCGAACACCGTGCTGACGCTGCCTGCGCAAGCTGTCACAATTTGATCGACCCGATCGGTTTCGCGTTGGAGAATTTTGACGCAGTAGGTCGCTGGCGAGATTTCGAAGCCGGAGTCGTAGTCGACGCATCGGGTGGGCTCCCAGATGGCAGTCAATTTGACGGTGTTGAGGGACTTGAACAGGGATTGCTAAAGCGGCCGAAGATTTTTGTTGGTACGCTAGTGGAGAAGTTGCTGACTTACGCACTGGGACGTGCAGTCGAACCCGGTGATTCGCCGGCTATCCGCAGGATCCTGCAGAGCGCAGAAGCGGACCGATACAAGTTCTCGTCGTTGATTGTTGGTATCGCAAACAGCACACCTTTTCGTATGAGAATGTCGCAATGA
- a CDS encoding sugar-binding protein produces MRITKLVIAVSLTISLFNVGLRAQVNYEAPLFTPTIDGTISEAEMAGQFQSLLSWPEVLETGGSAVIAAAGIELDISADIYTSWDATNLYVSAVVADTVGGHQRFVSPGPYNGQDTLQFAFNPNNDPKNNFVVEPFVDTMEIGPAAIYDLVLDTQDEFGPDIYRHGDVITTPDLEDAGGPIWTIQGQQTFDDNNNLSGYMLEAAIPWSIAMDIDPNYSPKVGDQHGYSYLILDVDDFEDGTAEGPSLVWDAGEDCCGEGENPGANTIQVPTDWHVLTLVAPAVLGDFDADGSLTAVDIDLLSAEIQAKTNSSIFDLTGEGTVNAADHKTWIESKHIANTWFGDANLDGEFNSGDLVFVFSAGLYESNTDAGWRQGDWNADGLFNSSDFVAAFSGGGYETGPRVATAVVPEPSSIFLIGVGMLAIIRCRERQTFVMNKSRCLPS; encoded by the coding sequence ATGAGAATTACGAAACTTGTAATCGCGGTCTCGCTGACAATCAGCTTGTTCAACGTCGGCTTGAGGGCTCAAGTAAACTACGAAGCGCCGCTTTTCACACCTACCATTGACGGTACGATCTCGGAAGCGGAAATGGCCGGCCAATTTCAAAGTCTCCTCAGCTGGCCGGAGGTACTTGAGACTGGCGGTTCGGCAGTGATTGCTGCGGCAGGGATTGAGTTGGACATTTCGGCTGACATTTATACGTCGTGGGATGCGACAAATTTGTACGTTTCCGCCGTCGTAGCAGACACAGTTGGTGGTCATCAACGGTTCGTTTCGCCCGGACCTTATAACGGACAAGATACACTTCAATTTGCCTTCAATCCGAACAACGACCCAAAAAACAATTTCGTGGTCGAGCCCTTCGTGGACACGATGGAGATCGGCCCCGCAGCGATTTACGATCTGGTGCTCGATACTCAGGATGAATTTGGTCCGGACATCTATCGACATGGTGACGTGATCACAACTCCCGACCTTGAGGATGCGGGCGGCCCAATATGGACCATCCAAGGCCAACAAACGTTTGACGACAACAACAATCTCTCCGGTTACATGTTGGAAGCAGCAATTCCCTGGTCCATCGCCATGGACATCGACCCCAACTACTCACCGAAAGTTGGTGACCAACACGGGTACAGCTATTTGATCCTTGACGTCGACGACTTCGAAGATGGCACCGCTGAAGGGCCGAGTTTGGTCTGGGACGCCGGAGAAGACTGTTGCGGCGAAGGTGAGAACCCTGGGGCCAATACAATTCAGGTTCCAACCGATTGGCACGTTCTGACGTTAGTTGCCCCTGCGGTTTTGGGGGATTTCGATGCGGACGGATCTCTCACCGCTGTCGACATCGACCTGCTGTCGGCCGAAATTCAAGCGAAAACCAACAGCAGTATTTTCGATCTGACCGGTGAGGGCACCGTAAACGCGGCCGACCACAAGACGTGGATCGAAAGCAAACACATCGCGAATACCTGGTTTGGCGATGCGAATCTTGACGGGGAGTTCAACAGCGGCGATTTGGTGTTTGTTTTCTCCGCCGGCCTCTACGAGTCAAATACCGACGCCGGCTGGCGCCAAGGCGATTGGAATGCCGACGGTCTGTTCAACTCCAGCGATTTCGTAGCCGCCTTTTCAGGGGGAGGGTATGAGACAGGTCCGCGAGTTGCCACGGCTGTCGTTCCCGAGCCCAGCAGCATTTTTCTAATCGGAGTTGGTATGCTGGCAATCATTCGGTGTCGCGAACGGCAAACATTCGTTATGAATAAATCGAGATGTTTACCAAGCTAG
- a CDS encoding sulfatase — MKTSGRNGFNMVEVGALTLLLLFPAFFVEAAPNQKPNIVFFLVDDLGQRDLGCYGSQFYETPSIDLLAKESLLFDNAYSTCHVCSPSRASIHTGKYPGRTNLTEWLGGRPEREYEKLHSAEKLLALPENELTLAETFQDHGYRTAFFGKAHLGRHPREWGFDESTFGWYGSYHYPFKVRGGNGPDGKQGDYLTDRFTDLAVEFIERNQDRPFYLHMAHFAVHDPIHGRKDLVKKYEKKIASMPKQDRPDYILEANPDGRELSGEELKALEEDDTLKSHQAKRVWWVKQKQDNVEFAGMVEAMDESLGRIRSKLKELGLADQTIIIFTADNGGMAASNQYRGVRQPRAALDSRFASSNLPLRGAKGWNYEGGIRVPLIVHWPGQTEANTTSQAVVTGTDYYPTLLEMIGLPSQPEQHMDGKSFVPALQGKAYDRGAIYWHFPHYSNHGYQSPGGAIRFGKYKLLEYYENGTVQLFDLQNDIGEQHDISKENPETTQKLLKMLRDWREEVDAKMPKVKRPSSI, encoded by the coding sequence ATGAAGACATCAGGCCGAAATGGGTTCAATATGGTTGAAGTTGGAGCTCTGACTTTGCTCCTATTGTTTCCAGCATTCTTTGTTGAAGCTGCCCCCAACCAGAAACCTAATATCGTTTTCTTCCTTGTCGACGATTTAGGGCAGAGGGATCTTGGTTGCTACGGTAGTCAATTTTACGAGACGCCGTCGATTGATTTGCTGGCGAAGGAAAGCCTGCTGTTTGATAACGCGTACTCGACTTGTCATGTTTGTTCGCCGAGTCGAGCGAGTATTCATACGGGAAAGTACCCTGGCAGGACAAACCTGACGGAATGGCTGGGCGGACGTCCCGAGAGAGAATACGAGAAGCTGCATAGTGCCGAAAAGCTTTTGGCATTACCGGAGAACGAACTCACCTTAGCGGAAACCTTCCAGGATCACGGCTATCGTACCGCCTTTTTTGGGAAGGCTCATTTGGGCAGGCATCCCCGGGAATGGGGTTTTGATGAGTCGACGTTCGGATGGTACGGTTCCTATCACTATCCTTTCAAAGTCAGAGGTGGCAACGGGCCGGACGGCAAACAGGGAGACTATCTGACAGATCGATTCACCGACCTTGCTGTTGAATTCATCGAGCGAAACCAGGACCGGCCGTTCTATCTGCACATGGCTCATTTTGCCGTTCACGATCCGATCCATGGTCGCAAGGATCTGGTTAAAAAATACGAAAAGAAGATCGCTTCGATGCCAAAACAGGATAGGCCGGATTACATTTTGGAAGCCAATCCGGATGGAAGAGAGCTTTCCGGTGAGGAACTCAAAGCGTTGGAAGAAGACGACACGTTGAAGTCCCACCAGGCAAAGCGCGTGTGGTGGGTAAAGCAGAAGCAAGACAATGTTGAGTTTGCCGGCATGGTTGAGGCGATGGACGAAAGCCTTGGCAGAATTCGGTCGAAGCTCAAGGAGCTTGGATTAGCCGATCAGACCATCATCATTTTTACGGCCGATAATGGGGGGATGGCAGCGTCGAACCAGTATCGAGGAGTTCGCCAACCGCGCGCCGCGCTGGACTCGCGATTCGCTTCGTCGAACCTCCCGTTACGTGGGGCCAAAGGTTGGAACTATGAAGGCGGCATCCGCGTACCCTTAATCGTTCACTGGCCGGGTCAAACCGAGGCGAATACGACTTCCCAGGCTGTGGTGACAGGAACGGATTACTATCCCACCTTGCTGGAAATGATTGGACTTCCTTCCCAGCCAGAGCAACACATGGATGGTAAGAGTTTTGTTCCCGCGCTGCAGGGGAAAGCTTATGATCGGGGTGCGATCTACTGGCACTTTCCTCATTACAGCAATCACGGATATCAGAGTCCGGGTGGCGCCATTCGTTTCGGAAAATACAAGCTACTTGAGTACTATGAAAACGGAACGGTACAGCTCTTTGATTTACAAAATGACATCGGCGAGCAGCACGATATCTCAAAAGAAAATCCTGAAACGACGCAGAAACTACTGAAGATGTTGCGCGACTGGCGCGAAGAGGTGGACGCCAAAATGCCGAAAGTGAAGAGACCTTCCTCTATATAA
- a CDS encoding cupin-like domain-containing protein — protein sequence MIRKTGEARKCFRWSDRMRYGLDQVAQHLLGTERLNRCLKSREARRRQLIDRMYGSIECEEPLVSRPVDRVKDISIAEFRRRYQKPGIPVVFEGAASDWACCQKWSLPFLAEQYGDDLVLGRLGFAKLETSLAKISRGAGDYLRFYALLQRHPERLHDIDLRWLRARRNPGPMNIDQGFQTFIGNSASPRTHLHNANDANLFIQVVGSKHWVFYPSRYTPAIDPPAIRSEYRTHREDVPFFDPFVPDYEAFPVFQYVPSWEVILNAGDVLWNPPYVWHAVRNLTDPTIGVGYRWVCPSDCFRREPLYALLDCLANNPPIWQSIRDADKSFLLVMLEQYEGQRLPKYDQFEKQVNASYQQYCTLKKQLAQG from the coding sequence TTGATACGTAAAACGGGTGAAGCGCGGAAGTGTTTCCGTTGGTCAGATCGGATGCGGTATGGACTCGATCAGGTAGCTCAGCATCTACTCGGAACGGAACGCTTGAACCGTTGTTTGAAGTCGCGTGAAGCGCGTCGTCGTCAGCTTATCGATCGCATGTACGGCAGCATTGAATGCGAGGAACCGCTGGTGAGTCGGCCGGTGGATCGAGTGAAAGACATCTCGATTGCAGAATTTCGTCGTCGCTACCAAAAGCCTGGAATTCCTGTGGTGTTTGAAGGTGCGGCCTCGGATTGGGCCTGTTGCCAGAAATGGAGTCTCCCGTTTCTCGCCGAACAATACGGTGACGATTTAGTTTTAGGGAGGCTGGGTTTTGCAAAGTTGGAAACGAGTCTGGCCAAAATCAGTCGAGGTGCGGGTGACTATCTTCGTTTTTATGCTTTGCTGCAGAGGCACCCGGAGCGACTACACGATATTGACCTGCGTTGGTTGCGTGCCAGGAGAAATCCTGGTCCGATGAATATCGATCAAGGTTTCCAAACGTTCATTGGTAATTCGGCGTCTCCTAGAACGCATCTTCACAATGCAAACGATGCCAATCTATTTATTCAGGTGGTCGGCTCCAAGCATTGGGTTTTCTATCCGAGTCGTTATACGCCGGCGATTGATCCTCCGGCAATTCGTAGCGAATACCGAACGCATCGTGAAGATGTTCCTTTTTTTGATCCCTTTGTTCCGGACTACGAAGCCTTTCCTGTGTTTCAATACGTTCCCAGTTGGGAGGTGATTCTAAACGCAGGGGACGTGCTTTGGAATCCACCGTACGTCTGGCATGCCGTTCGCAATTTGACGGATCCGACGATTGGTGTTGGTTATCGCTGGGTCTGTCCGAGCGACTGTTTTCGACGAGAACCTCTTTACGCCCTGCTTGATTGTCTCGCCAACAACCCACCGATCTGGCAATCGATTCGAGATGCTGACAAAAGCTTTTTGCTGGTAATGTTAGAGCAATATGAAGGCCAACGTTTGCCCAAATACGATCAATTTGAAAAGCAAGTCAACGCGTCTTACCAGCAATATTGCACGCTGAAGAAACAGCTTGCCCAAGGGTGA
- a CDS encoding SDR family NAD(P)-dependent oxidoreductase: MGAKVILITGASKRDGVGYQLCKQLIAEGHRIIATSRTPEDSDLTKDKLASEDQLSIRSLDLCCQDSMDAFVAGVLNDYGSIDGLVNNAAQVVIGPAEAASASDITTTFQSKVFGPLALMRAFLPGMKEKKSGVITTTGSIFCTMPVIMPGISIYLAAINALERIQESMAIECAPWNIKLFNFHAGPIKTRLTIMQPENQALIESDYKNFTEHAFTWFSKHVEWQTAEEVAIPYAKAILSSDPDFHVYSSESGARFAAEYNKDISANSYRNGLLDYFQQLSYEPSDWNPNADSGL; encoded by the coding sequence ATGGGTGCGAAAGTAATTCTAATTACGGGCGCTTCGAAACGAGATGGCGTCGGTTACCAGTTGTGTAAGCAGTTGATTGCCGAAGGGCATCGCATTATTGCGACTTCACGCACGCCAGAAGATTCGGATTTAACGAAAGACAAGCTTGCTTCAGAGGATCAGTTGTCCATCCGATCTCTGGATCTGTGTTGCCAAGACTCGATGGATGCTTTTGTGGCAGGTGTCCTCAACGACTATGGCAGCATTGATGGGCTGGTCAACAATGCGGCCCAAGTAGTGATCGGTCCCGCGGAAGCAGCCAGTGCTTCCGATATTACAACCACGTTTCAGAGTAAGGTGTTCGGTCCTTTAGCGCTCATGCGGGCATTTCTTCCGGGAATGAAGGAAAAGAAATCGGGAGTGATCACCACAACCGGCAGCATATTCTGCACCATGCCAGTCATCATGCCGGGCATTTCCATTTATCTTGCTGCGATAAACGCTCTTGAACGAATTCAGGAATCAATGGCCATTGAATGCGCGCCATGGAATATCAAACTGTTTAACTTTCATGCAGGGCCCATAAAAACCAGGCTAACCATCATGCAACCGGAGAACCAAGCATTAATCGAATCCGACTACAAGAACTTCACGGAGCATGCTTTCACTTGGTTTAGTAAACATGTCGAATGGCAAACGGCAGAGGAAGTTGCGATCCCCTATGCAAAGGCCATCCTGAGTTCGGATCCTGACTTTCACGTTTACAGTAGCGAATCCGGTGCTCGCTTCGCTGCAGAATACAATAAAGACATCAGCGCTAACTCATATCGAAACGGTTTGCTCGACTATTTTCAACAACTGAGCTACGAGCCAAGCGACTGGAACCCAAACGCCGACAGCGGGCTGTAG